The segment GGAAGGCACTCTTCGATGGCCACCTACCCTATATGCTCTTCAGGATCATCTTTTTTGCTCGTTCAGGTCGCCCCAGATGGAAAAGTTATTATTTCTTCAGTTGAATCAATTTGTGGAAGTTCCTGCTACAGTATGGTGCTCTTTTTAGCTCGTATACTGCTACGGTTGGGAGATGTTGCGTCGAAATCTGTTTTTTTGCTCTCTTCGAGCGTAAAGGTCAACCCTGACCCCGCCAGCCATCATAGATATCTAGCCGGGTGAGCTTTAATGAGCCGCGATAGGCCGAAAATATCTTGCAAGTAATTCTGCCTTCTGTTCTGAGTAACACCTACCCTGCAAGGGAATAAACCGGAGATAGACAGGTACTTGAGAAATGGACAGGGTACGCGACAATTAGGGGTCTGGCTCGATAGTACTAATGGTAGAatcatcaacttcttgaATGGAGATAGTAAAGTTGTCACAGGCAAAATTGCCGTTTTCTTCAATCTCCTCAGTGTCAGGTAACGAATTGTTCACAAGTTCCGATAGCCCATTCTCTCCACTGAACAAAACATTGGGGAATACAGCTGAGCTGAACGTTGCGAAGCTGGCTACTCTATAATAGGAAATGTAACGCTTGATCTATTGTAATATACCACGGCATGCCGCGACAGCAATATTAATTCTAAAACGACAAATCTTCATTTATGGTCTTTAGACCAGAGAACTATATAATAGAATTAAATTTGGCGAAAAAATTGGTGGCGGCGTTGAAGACCTAAGTCGCATTTGCCTACTGGAAGCCTGGAAAATGTACTTACTTTACTTATGTAGAACGCCGCACCTCATAGTGTAGCCGGTACAATGCGCTCAGACATGGCAGTCCAATCTCGAAAGACGATAATTTGTCTAAATGGTGATATCATCGCTCATCGTCGACGTACCATGTTAATATACAGGTCGGATGGAAGTTTCTCCGGCCCGCTACCCCACCGAGTCGTCATGCTTTCTCTTGGCTCGCTTTTCCGCTGTTCATTTTTCTTGTTCTATTGGTTCATCGCACTTGGAAGAATAAACTGCGACAGATATCCAGCCATGGCAACAGCAAAAACATCGCTCCCGTATCACGAGCCGGGGATTGTGACCATCCTTATACAAACCTCGTTTGTGCTCTTATTAAACGTCGTCAATTTCCTCCTCGATCGCACCCTCTACTGcggtcttcttggccaagttTTTCTTGGCGTGGCTTGGGGAACGCCAGGTGCCAAGTGGCTAACTGTAGAAGCAGAGGAGGTTATTGTGCAGCTTGGCTATCTTGGCTTACTGCTTCTGGTGTACGAAGGTGAGCCGTGACTCTTGGACCATCTTGGCACAAGTCGACAACTGACATTGATAGGTGGTCTCTCGACATCCTTTCAAGCTCTCAAGGCCAACCTGCTCTTATCTTCATTCGTGGCCATAACAGGGATCGCCCTGCCTATGGGCATCTCCTTCGTCCTGCTGGAACTCACTGGTGCAACGCCTCTCCAATCTTTTGCAGCGGGGGCGGCTCTTTGCTCAACAAGCTTGGGCACAACTTTTACCGTTCTGGGCTCGAGCGGCCTGATCAAGTCGCGGCTGGGCGTCGTGCTTACAAGCGCTGCTATGATGGATGATGTTGTCGGTCTTGTCATGGTGCAAATCATCTCCAACTTGGGTGGATCTAGCTCAAGCATCAGTGCTGTAACCATCATTCGACCTCTACTTGTTTCTGCTGCCTTTGCTATTTGTGCCCCCGTGGCCTGTCTGTTGATATCTAAACCGTTCACCCTATGGCTAAACGAGCATCGGACGAAACAGCCATCAGGAGTCGCCAACCGAATTCTTACCAGGAGTAGCTCTATTTGGGTTATCCATACCTCGATCCTCATAGGCTGTGTCGCCAGTTCATCGTATGCTGGTACATCTAATCTCTTTGCTGCCTACATAGCGGGTGCTTCAATTAGTTGGTGGGACACAGAAGTTCCCCATCCAACACTCAACCGCCTTGTGTCGGAAGAAACCTCTCCCCCATCGCAGAATACCGGTGACCGGGATGGTGGAGAAACCAGAGACACGGTTTCGCCGACCGACTCTGAATCTGAATCCAGGCCCACGCCGTCTGAGTCTGAACTCAGGTCTACGCCATCCAGTACTCCACTCTTCTCAGGCGCTCAGATTTACAACAGTTACTTTATGCAACCACTGGAAAAGGTTTTGAGGCCATTCTTCTTCGTAAGTGGCATTATGACATCCTACTCGAGATCCGACTGACATTCAAAGGCTTCGATAGGATTCTCTATCCCTATCACGGAAATGTTTCGCGGCCCAATCGTCTGGAAAGGGTTTGTCTACGCCATCCTCATGCTCGTTGGCAAGCTGTTTTGCGGACTTTGGCTCATCCGTTTCTCTATTCCCCGCCTCCCCATACGATTCCCTCTTATATCAAAACTGTCTAACCTCCGGGTAAAAAACTGTGCCAGCAAAGTTCGTGAGAAACAGACACCGCCTTGTAACGAATCCGCAGAGTCAAGCTCTTCGCAGCCAGTATCGCCACCAACCACTTCGCCTTCTCCCAATACAGACTATTCAACAACCCGGAGCCAGATAATCACACCACATAGCGAACCAGCTGGTTCTAAGCCACGCTCAATTTATCCCGCTTCTATAATAGGCTGTGCTATGGCTGCTCGTGGTGAGATTGGATTTTTGATCTCGTCCATTGCAGAGAGCAAGGGAGTGTTCAGTACCTCTTCTGACGATTCTGGACAGAGCTCAGATATTTTCCTCGTCGTCACTTGGGCCATTGTTCTATGCACCATCATTGGACCCTTGGCTGTTGGTTTGTTGGTCAGGCGCGTAAAGCAGCTGCAACGGGGCGTTGAAAGGCAAGACCGTATAGTACGCAGTGATGTGCTCGGAGTCTGGGGAGTATCTTGAAGGATAACGGTAAATGTAGTGGTTTGGCTTAGTGCTTCCGTACCTTTTACGAGATTCATCCCCGCACTAGGAGACTCTCAGCAAGGCAACATGCTGTACAACAACCCGCCATCTGATACAGTAAAAAGGAAAGGACATGACGGCATATTTTAGGCCGAGGCCACTTGATTTCGTTACGAACTCTTCTGCAACGGTACATAGTCCCCAAGCTGTTAGGTTTTCGGAGAGGACGGCATGATCGATTGCATGGGAGAGAATGCCGCCTTTGGTCCTGATGGTTGTGCTGATGGTTGAACAAGACTCTTTCGACCATAAGTCACGGGACCGGGAACCCGTCACCCCGCTTTTGGCCCAAACACAATAACCTCGATATctttaactatataaaagTCAACAAAAATAAGCTCTTTTCATCCGGtctttcttttattaatcAAATAAGCTTATATGAATTAAGAAATGAGCTAATTAACTTAACTATTCCTTTTGTTTTACTACTGTTGTATCTCTTGTTTTATAAAGCTCCTTTAAAGTATATACCTTCTGATTTGGGTCTAAAATaacctttcttctctttgagaCTTGTGATTGGTCGTTTTTCTCGCTTAGTACCTTATTTTCATCTGTTATTAAAGCTAATTGAACGGCCCGTTCATCAAGGCCCTTTCCAATCGTCCGGAATAGGTGCCTTTTCCCCGGTGTAAGTGCCTTATTGCTTAATTCGTCTCTTGCAAGCTGCATAACATCTGATAGCTTATGTGGTGTTTTAAGATAAGGTAATTGAGAGCTTGTATTGGCTGGTGGTGTACTCGGATTGCCTGATTCAGCAGCTTGAGCCTCATTTTCATCCGGTATCACGTATTTACTTGATAACGGTCTTGTAACATTGATAGGCCACAAGCCTGATGAAAGCCAGCCGGCCCGGATCTTCTCTTCGGTAAAGGCACCGGCCCGAGCTTTAAAATAACACCTTAAAAAGGCAGCCTTAGCTGTATTCCCTTGTTCAACTAACGGAGCTTCCATCTCAAGTTCCCGGCGatacatcatcttcaatacCCTAAATATAGTTaaatcaagaggctgaagaacATGCGATGTGTGCGGAGGAAGGTAACAGGGGTGAATATTATGCTTAAAACAAAGGTAGATGAATTCATCTGTTAAATGGTTCTCATACCTGTCTAAGAAAAGAAGCCTCTTTTCCCCATCCTGTTTAGGCAATGCATACGGGATAAAGACCTCCTTAAGCCATAGGGCTGAGATCTCGTTAGTAGTCCATCCCTTCGGTGATGTTGCAAAGCGCCAATTGCCTAAAAAGGAAGGATCCCTCGGGAACCattgttgttgaggctgatcTCCCTTGAAGATGATAAACGGGATAAGGGCCGTGCCGTCGGCACATATAGCTTCTGTTATAGTGACCCAGCTGCGGCTGTGAGGGCTCTTCTTTAAGGTTTCCCTCTTCTCTGATTGGCCAATGACTAAGCCGTTAATACCGACCCTTTGGACGATGCCGGTTTCATCCATATTCCAACGGTTGCAGCCGCGGATGATCGTGATCTCGGGATCCTTCAATTAGTCAAACCAAGTCCGGATAATAATTGCCTTTGCCCCTTCAATACGCTTATATTCAACTCTAACTGCTTTAAGCGTTTTGGTTCGTTCAGAGCGTGCGAGAAATCGGGTAACCCAATGCTTGCCGAGAGGTTTGTTATCGCCTTGTAAGCTTAAAATACGGATAACAAGTTGCCTGATTTGGAAATGGGTTAACGGAGTACAAAGGGTATCTTGAAGCCTTAAAAACCGGATGATATCGGCTTCAACGGTCGGGCCGAGCCGCTGTTGATCGGAATGAGCCTTCTTTTGAGGCCCGATACCCTTGAGTCGATCCCGTAAGCTTGATCGGGGTACAGAAGCTTCCTTGGCGGCTTTGAGCTCTGATTGGCCATTTTGAACAAGGTTAATTGCTATAAGCATATCTTCTTCCGTATAAGCAGGCATTTTAGGCCAAGACCGGATGAAAATCGTGATACAATATCGACTTTTTCAGTGATTGAATTGATGAAAGTTATGGTGTTGAGTCTCAAAGCGGGGTGACGGGAACCCGGTCCCGTGACTTACTCTCTCACCAGAGTCATCCCTTCCTTCCAAATAGCCGTTTGGTTTCACGAACACCTGCTTCTTCAATGAAGTAACAGAGGACAGTTTCAGTCCCATAGCCTTGCTCTATCACCCCTTCCCACCCTAGCTTCCCATGCTCTGTTCTCCAAGGCGTTCCTGGTCTCGCTTCCTTCCGTGAAGCATTTCCTTGACGGCGTTGTTCAGGACAAACCATACCTTTACGTCATAGATGCCTCATACTCGGGGAGTCAGAGGTTGCCTTCCATGATCAACTTCGCCCGTCCCTTCTCCCCTGTCCTCTATTTGTAGTGGAATTTCCCGCCTGCGGTTGTGAGCTTGCGTTAGGACCCAAAGTTTGCTACCCAAAATGCAGTTCAAGTCACTTTGAAAGGAGGGGCCGCTGTTATGTTGTAATATTGAAAAAGCGTATGGTGTCTATTGGGATTCGGTCCGGTCGCAAATCGATCTATCTTAATTCATTTACAAACATTGGCCGACGCATTGTATTTGAATCTCCAACACAAAAGCTTTCAGCATCATTTCTTCGCACGATCATATCCATCATTGAGTAGAATTTTATTCTGAACACTGCCGCAACAACAAAAGTCCTGGTGAATTGAATTCTTTCCTTTAGGGCAAGCTTTCATCGATGTAAGCTTCCAGCCCGCTGGCGAGGAACACCGTAGCGAGCCTCGCTCCGTCGCCTCTCAAGACCCCAATCCCCTTCCTTGGAATGCTCCGGTAGCGCGGGCTTACCACCAAGACTAGCCAGAACCATCTTATTGGTCGCTGTGAAATCGTCTAAAATCTGAAGCTCCTGAAGCGTAAACCACCGGGGTACAAGGAGAATGCGGAGAGGAATTAAGAGGATAATCAGAACAGGGAAGCCGATGGCTGCGAGTGTATGCGAGACGGCCACGCATGCCGCAACGCCAATCAGTTGCAGTCCAATGTAGAGGAGGATCTTACGCCGTCGAACACGCAGCATCGGCTCGTCGCGCTGGATGAAGCGTTTCTCCGACTGGAGGTAGATGAACTTCTGAAGGATGCCATTGGACTCGATTGAACCCCACTAGCCCCAGTGTTATCAGCGAGACCTCATCGgcgagaggaagaaaaggaaggGGATAGTGCAAACTTGTGTGAGAATACTTACCCCAACAATGAAAAACACACCGGCGAATACCGCCGCTGGCATGACGTGCAAGACCACTAGAAGAGGGCCGGTCATAGTTCCAATCAATCCCAAGCCCATCAAGAAGTGCGAGACGCGCTGCTCAACCACAGCGGTGGCTCGTACGACGGGGCGACGTATCTCAGTACCCTCTCCTTCGGAAGTCGGGATGATCTTCAAATCCGTCTCATAGATCGTCAAAGAGTCTGTGTGAACAGGTGCCTAATGGTAACACAAGCAAATGAAAATGTCAGAGTCGATGGGCTCTCCACATGGTATCGCACGAAACGAGATACTACATACCTGTGGCACGAGGCCGTTGGGCATGGGCAACCCGAGAATACCCGCGACAAACGTGGTGcagccgaggaggaagaagtcCCAGTGGAATCCACCGGGCTTCTTTAAGGGATACTGTCGAGCCTGGGCGGTAATGCTGCTGACGTTCTAGTTTTTCTCGTCAGCCATCCATTCACACTTTTCGGGACCAGACTATAGGAGGGGCCTTAGTCGAGGGCTCTAGCTGACTCACGTGGTCATAGTAAAACAGCAGCATGGTTAAGAAACCAAAGGGCATAGCGACAAACACCCATTTGACGTCCAAGTTCCAAAAGTCAATGAGCCAATTTCTCGGCTGTGTAGGATGGAAGGCCTTGGTGACGGGAACTCGCTCGATGTGCGTCGACTTGAGCGTGCCAGGAAAATGGGAGAAACCGACCCAGAAGAGAGTGCCGAACTTTTGAGAAAGTCAGCCATCTACACGTAGAAATGCTTGGGAGATGATCTCAAGACAGAGAGAGGTAGGTTAGTTAGTTTCAGAACTTACCACGTAGGCATAGTCAGCCAGTATTAAGCGGATTCCCGCCTTCCATACCGTACTCGACCCCAGTTTCTCCAGAGTGTAAACGGTTGCGAAATagaggatggcgatgatgcAGGCCAGGTATCCTGCCGCAAGCCCCTCCTGGTTGAACTCGTTGACAAGTTCCTCGACTCCCTTAACTGTTACCCGATGGTCAGCCTGCTTGCGAGACCACAGCGATTTGAAAGACAGTTAAACGTACTGATGTAAATGATTCCGACATACATGCCGAATGACTCGCTCGAGAAATCTGTCACATAACGCATGTAGTCACACGTATTGAAAACGGCAACAAGCCAATGGAAAATCGCCGCCCAAATACCTGTCCACGCCATGAACTGGGGATAGATGGAGACATCATATATGCTAATGATATCATAGATGGTGAAGTTAAACAATGCGATAAGACCCGTCACACCAACAATAGTGAGTGGCTGGGCACTGAGCAGGCTGAAGACAATGGCTGCCATAGCCGAGGAGAACAGGGCCTCGTTAATTCCAAAGAATTGTCCCGTTCGACGATACATGTCGAGAGTGTAGGCGATGGCAGGAAGAAGGCTATTATCGACAACATCAGTATCAGTTCGACAGAAACCAGGAGGTTTGATCTTCAAGCAATGTCAAGAACATACTTAACAAAGTACATGCGAATTGTGCTAGCGACGGTCCGGTACGTAAAGGCATCGACAATGTCGCTCCAGTAATACGGCAATCTGCGTTTGACGTCGTGGTACATTCCTCTACCTGGATGGAGCATTCGCCAGCGTCGCCATCCGCGCCTGTCATCGTACGTGTAGGACAGGTTCGTCTTCTCCTGTCTCAATGTCGCGTCGCTGGACGAGTTGCCAGGCTCGACCTCGTCCAACATATTGGCGAATGCGCGTCTCAGCGGGCTGTCTGAGGGGAAGGAACAGTATTAAGAAAAGTGTGAGAAAGGGGGGTGGGGAAGTaaaaagaaggaaaataAATGACAATAATGCCATGTCataactatatataaccAAAAAGGGACGGACCGCGAGGGCCCCTTCGCTGACTTAAATGTGGAGTGGAGAGGCGAAAATGGCTCGGTGACGTTGCGGCTTGGAAAGCGCAAAAGCCTGGCTTGTGCAGGGATTAGAAATGTGTAGAATTTAGTGTACCTTTTTCATAGGGGTTAGTGCATAGTGGTGGTGTGGGGCGGATTTCTGCCTGGGCAGAAATCCGTCTTTCATGTTTTTTCCCCCAACATCCCTTATTTCCCCATGTCACGGCATTCTGGGGAGAGGACATGTAAGCTGCAAACAACGATTGGGGT is part of the Fusarium oxysporum Fo47 chromosome VII, complete sequence genome and harbors:
- a CDS encoding Sodium/hydrogen exchanger family-domain-containing protein — its product is MATAKTSLPYHEPGIVTILIQTSFVLLLNVVNFLLDRTLYCGLLGQVFLGVAWGTPGAKWLTVEAEEVIVQLGYLGLLLLVYEGGLSTSFQALKANLLLSSFVAITGIALPMGISFVLLELTGATPLQSFAAGAALCSTSLGTTFTVLGSSGLIKSRLGVVLTSAAMMDDVVGLVMVQIISNLGGSSSSISAVTIIRPLLVSAAFAICAPVACLLISKPFTLWLNEHRTKQPSGVANRILTRSSSIWVIHTSILIGCVASSSYAGTSNLFAAYIAGASISWWDTEVPHPTLNRLVSEETSPPSQNTGDRDGGETRDTVSPTDSESESRPTPSESELRSTPSSTPLFSGAQIYNSYFMQPLEKVLRPFFFASIGFSIPITEMFRGPIVWKGFVYAILMLVGKLFCGLWLIRFSIPRLPIRFPLISKLSNLRVKNCASKVREKQTPPCNESAESSSSQPVSPPTTSPSPNTDYSTTRSQIITPHSEPAGSKPRSIYPASIIGCAMAARGEIGFLISSIAESKGVFSTSSDDSGQSSDIFLVVTWAIVLCTIIGPLAVGLLVRRVKQLQRGVERQDRIVRSDVLGVWGVS
- a CDS encoding HCO3 transporter family-domain-containing protein; translated protein: MLDEVEPGNSSSDATLRQEKTNLSYTYDDRRGWRRWRMLHPGRGMYHDVKRRLPYYWSDIVDAFTYRTVASTIRMYFVNLLPAIAYTLDMYRRTGQFFGINEALFSSAMAAIVFSLLSAQPLTIVGVTGLIALFNFTIYDIISIYDVSIYPQFMAWTGIWAAIFHWLVAVFNTCDYMRYVTDFSSESFGMYVGIIYIIKGVEELVNEFNQEGLAAGYLACIIAILYFATVYTLEKLGSSTVWKAGIRLILADYAYVFGTLFWVGFSHFPGTLKSTHIERVPVTKAFHPTQPRNWLIDFWNLDVKWVFVAMPFGFLTMLLFYYDHNVSSITAQARQYPLKKPGGFHWDFFLLGCTTFVAGILGLPMPNGLVPQAPVHTDSLTIYETDLKIIPTSEGEGTEIRRPVVRATAVVEQRVSHFLMGLGLIGTMTGPLLVVLHVMPAAVFAGVFFIVGWGSIESNGILQKFIYLQSEKRFIQRDEPMLRVRRRKILLYIGLQLIGVAACVAVSHTLAAIGFPVLIILLIPLRILLVPRWFTLQELQILDDFTATNKMVLASLGGKPALPEHSKEGDWGLERRRSEARYGVPRQRAGSLHR